Proteins found in one Microbacterium sp. SSM24 genomic segment:
- a CDS encoding WhiB family transcriptional regulator: MDWRDKAACLTVDPELFFPVGNTGPAVDQIEKAKSVCARCTVTEICLQYALETGQDSGVWGGLSEDERRALKRRAARARRAS, from the coding sequence ATGGACTGGCGCGACAAAGCCGCCTGCCTGACCGTCGACCCCGAGCTGTTCTTCCCTGTCGGGAACACCGGACCGGCCGTCGATCAGATCGAGAAGGCGAAGTCCGTCTGCGCCCGGTGCACCGTCACCGAGATCTGCCTGCAGTACGCCCTCGAGACCGGTCAGGACTCGGGCGTATGGGGAGGTCTCTCCGAAGACGAGCGCCGCGCCCTCAAGCGCCGCGCCGCACGCGCCCGCCGCGCTTCGTGA